From Hymenobacter monticola, one genomic window encodes:
- a CDS encoding PAS domain-containing sensor histidine kinase, with translation MPATSVPLPLRPLPADDLLGDLLAVSMTGVIYYTPIYDPAGTGEIVDFTFVYLNPTAQRMMSMPEVPTVTHNQQWPHSIAHGTFAFHVDAYVSGEPREYNINYQADGYDNYYRLAARRSGDGLWVSFTDTADQPRSPVEVALREAQAREQAARAEAEAERMRLHQVLMRMPANIALLRGPEHVYELVNPEYERLFPGRPLLGRTIREVIPDIEGQGFYELFDRVYETGEPFYEAEAEAWADYSGSGEPQRRYYHTTFEPIRNAQGAVTEVLNFAVDVTAQVAARQQVEQLNQELESRVQVRTREALALQADLLAAARQQVQEREAFHQIFEQTPAVVALLRAPGHRYEYVNPSYQALFPDRQLVGRNVAEAVPELDTQGFVALLDQVYQTGDTYVGQEMPFTPQPAAGAAPRTGYYNFTYQAYREGGEVAGISILGYDVTEQVLARREREAERRQLHELFMQAPAPIVILDGPELVFQLVNPAYQRIFPGRVLLGKPLLVALPELADTSIPGLFRQVYETGEMYVARELPLQLAREENGPLEEIIWTFTYQARRNAAGAVDGVLVFAYEVTEQVQARRVVEASEQQVRALVESAPFPIGVYVGPELRIQLANEAILAAWGKGSDVIGRRFADVLPELEGQAVVGQLHQVRTTGEPLHLRNERVDLLIDGRLQPFYFNYSFTPLRDGQGRVYGVLNTAADVTDLALARQRLESYAGELQESEARFRTMADAAPNMVWAVHPDSTIRYINRAFLNFVGLGTEAEYLVTGWEPYIHPSEFELVQQTLTQAIAQRQPYVLEHRMRRHDGEYRWLLAQGSPSYLAGGELYGYVGSAIDITELKQANEQLTRTNVDLDNFIYTASHDLKQPIANIEGLLQAVEHELPPAGRVGEVSNMLHLMQQAIERFGRTIAHLTDISRLQHEHNEPASQVHLARVVQEVALDLAPLIAPSQARVRVNVPPELTLRFSEKNLRSIVYNLLSNALKYRHPDRAPDVVVAHTQRASEDVLEVRDNGLGLDLAQDQEKVFGMFKRLHPHVEGSGVGLYMVKKIVENAGGRIEVDSVLGQGSTFRVYFPR, from the coding sequence ATGCCCGCCACGTCTGTACCTCTTCCCCTTCGACCACTGCCCGCCGACGACCTGCTGGGCGACCTGCTGGCGGTATCGATGACTGGCGTCATTTATTATACGCCCATTTACGACCCGGCCGGGACGGGGGAGATTGTGGATTTCACCTTTGTGTACCTGAATCCCACGGCCCAGCGCATGATGAGCATGCCCGAAGTGCCCACGGTGACGCACAACCAGCAGTGGCCTCACAGCATCGCGCACGGCACGTTTGCCTTTCACGTGGACGCCTACGTGAGCGGGGAGCCGCGCGAGTACAACATCAACTACCAAGCCGACGGCTACGACAACTACTACCGCCTGGCGGCCCGCCGCTCCGGCGACGGGCTGTGGGTGAGCTTCACCGACACGGCTGACCAGCCCCGTTCGCCCGTCGAAGTAGCCCTGCGCGAGGCTCAGGCTCGCGAACAGGCCGCCCGCGCCGAGGCCGAAGCCGAACGCATGCGCCTGCACCAGGTGCTGATGCGCATGCCGGCCAACATTGCCCTGCTGCGGGGTCCGGAGCACGTCTACGAGTTGGTAAACCCCGAGTACGAGCGGCTGTTTCCCGGCCGGCCACTGCTGGGCCGCACCATCCGCGAGGTCATCCCCGACATTGAAGGCCAGGGCTTCTACGAGCTGTTCGACCGGGTCTACGAAACGGGTGAGCCCTTTTACGAGGCCGAAGCCGAAGCCTGGGCCGACTATTCCGGCAGCGGAGAGCCACAGCGCCGCTACTACCACACCACGTTCGAGCCCATCCGCAACGCCCAGGGCGCGGTGACGGAGGTGCTCAACTTCGCCGTGGACGTAACGGCCCAGGTGGCAGCTCGTCAGCAGGTGGAGCAGCTTAATCAGGAGCTGGAATCCCGGGTACAGGTGCGCACCCGGGAGGCGCTGGCCCTGCAAGCTGACCTGTTGGCCGCCGCCCGGCAGCAGGTGCAGGAGCGCGAAGCCTTTCACCAGATATTCGAGCAAACCCCCGCGGTGGTGGCCTTGCTGCGCGCGCCCGGGCACCGCTACGAATACGTCAACCCCTCCTACCAGGCCCTGTTCCCAGACCGCCAATTGGTGGGCCGGAACGTGGCCGAGGCCGTGCCCGAGTTGGACACGCAAGGCTTTGTGGCCCTGCTGGACCAGGTTTACCAAACCGGCGACACCTACGTGGGCCAGGAGATGCCCTTCACGCCGCAGCCCGCGGCCGGCGCTGCGCCGCGGACCGGCTATTACAACTTTACCTACCAGGCGTACCGCGAGGGCGGGGAGGTCGCTGGCATTTCCATTCTGGGCTACGACGTCACCGAGCAGGTGCTGGCCCGCCGGGAGCGGGAGGCCGAGCGGCGCCAGCTGCACGAGCTGTTCATGCAGGCCCCGGCACCCATCGTCATCCTCGATGGCCCCGAGCTGGTGTTCCAATTGGTGAACCCGGCTTACCAGCGGATTTTCCCCGGCCGGGTGCTGTTGGGCAAGCCCTTGCTGGTAGCCCTGCCCGAGCTGGCGGACACGTCCATTCCGGGTTTATTCAGGCAGGTGTATGAGACGGGCGAAATGTACGTGGCCCGGGAGCTGCCGCTGCAGCTGGCCCGGGAAGAGAACGGCCCGCTGGAGGAAATTATCTGGACCTTCACCTACCAGGCCCGCCGCAACGCCGCTGGCGCCGTGGACGGCGTGCTCGTGTTTGCCTACGAAGTCACCGAGCAGGTGCAGGCCCGGCGCGTGGTGGAAGCCAGCGAGCAGCAAGTCCGGGCCCTGGTCGAGAGTGCCCCGTTTCCCATCGGCGTGTACGTGGGCCCTGAGCTACGCATTCAACTGGCCAACGAGGCCATTCTGGCGGCCTGGGGCAAGGGTTCCGACGTCATCGGCCGGCGTTTTGCCGACGTGCTGCCCGAGTTGGAGGGCCAGGCCGTTGTCGGGCAGCTGCACCAGGTGCGCACCACCGGCGAGCCGCTGCACCTGCGCAACGAACGCGTGGACCTGCTCATCGATGGCCGCCTGCAACCCTTCTATTTCAACTACAGCTTTACGCCCCTACGGGACGGGCAGGGCCGGGTGTACGGCGTGCTGAACACGGCCGCCGACGTAACCGACCTGGCCCTGGCCCGCCAGCGGCTGGAATCCTACGCCGGGGAGCTGCAGGAAAGCGAGGCGCGCTTTCGTACCATGGCCGACGCGGCGCCCAATATGGTGTGGGCCGTGCATCCCGATTCCACGATTCGCTACATCAACCGCGCCTTCCTGAACTTTGTGGGGCTGGGCACCGAAGCGGAATACCTGGTCACGGGCTGGGAGCCCTATATCCACCCCAGCGAGTTCGAGCTGGTTCAGCAGACGCTGACGCAGGCGATTGCGCAACGCCAGCCCTACGTGCTGGAGCACCGCATGCGCCGCCACGACGGCGAGTACCGCTGGCTGCTGGCGCAAGGGTCCCCGAGCTATTTGGCGGGCGGGGAGCTGTACGGCTACGTGGGCTCGGCCATTGACATCACGGAGCTCAAGCAGGCCAACGAGCAGCTCACGCGCACCAACGTGGACCTGGACAACTTCATCTACACCGCCTCGCACGACTTAAAGCAGCCCATCGCCAACATCGAGGGCCTGCTGCAGGCCGTGGAGCACGAGCTGCCCCCGGCCGGACGGGTGGGCGAGGTCTCGAACATGCTGCACCTCATGCAGCAGGCCATCGAGCGCTTCGGCCGCACCATCGCCCACCTCACCGACATCTCGCGCCTGCAGCACGAGCACAACGAGCCCGCTTCCCAGGTGCACCTGGCCCGGGTGGTGCAGGAAGTGGCGCTTGATTTAGCCCCGCTGATTGCCCCCAGCCAGGCCCGCGTACGGGTGAACGTACCGCCGGAGCTTACCCTGCGGTTCTCGGAGAAAAACCTGCGCAGCATCGTTTACAACCTGCTCAGCAACGCGCTCAAGTACCGCCACCCTGACCGGGCGCCGGACGTGGTCGTGGCTCACACCCAGCGGGCATCGGAGGATGTGCTGGAGGTGCGCGACAACGGCCTGGGGCTGGACCTGGCGCAGGACCAGGAAAAGGTATTCGGCATGTTCAAGCGCCTGCACCCGCACGTGGAAGGCTCCGGCGTGGGCTTGTACATGGTTAAAAAGATAGTCGAAAATGCCGGCGGCCGTATAGAGGTGGATAGTGTGCTCGGCCAGGGCTCTACTTTCCGGGTATACTTTCCGCGTTAA
- a CDS encoding SDR family NAD(P)-dependent oxidoreductase, protein MANQTVLITGASSGIGFELARCFARDGYRLILSARPGGDLEQAAQNIQQEFAGVQTVVIPADLSTHEGPLHLFEETQRQSLQVDVLVNDAGFGEAGLFVETDLQKEMGIVHVNVLALMTLTKLFLREMTTRNAGKILQLGSVVSFLPNPRQAVYAATKAFVLSFSEALQQELKEMKSDVTMTILCPPATETDFFRVANAEDTKVGQSKKATAQEVAEGGYKGLLNGDARVLPTFGAKMNFASSVFFPDSMLATMMNLQMQPESK, encoded by the coding sequence ATGGCCAACCAAACTGTCCTGATTACCGGCGCCTCCAGCGGCATCGGCTTCGAGCTCGCCCGCTGCTTTGCCCGCGACGGCTACCGTCTCATCCTCTCGGCCCGCCCCGGCGGCGACCTGGAGCAAGCTGCGCAGAACATCCAGCAGGAATTTGCCGGCGTGCAAACCGTTGTTATCCCCGCCGATTTGAGCACCCACGAGGGGCCGCTGCACCTGTTCGAGGAAACCCAGCGCCAAAGCCTGCAGGTGGATGTGCTGGTCAACGACGCGGGCTTCGGTGAGGCGGGGCTGTTTGTGGAAACCGACCTGCAGAAAGAAATGGGCATCGTGCACGTGAACGTGCTGGCCCTGATGACGCTCACCAAGCTGTTTCTGCGCGAGATGACCACCCGCAACGCCGGCAAAATCCTGCAGCTGGGCTCGGTTGTCTCGTTTCTGCCCAATCCGCGCCAGGCCGTGTACGCCGCCACCAAAGCCTTCGTGCTGAGCTTCTCCGAGGCCCTGCAGCAGGAGCTCAAGGAAATGAAATCCGACGTGACGATGACTATCCTGTGCCCCCCCGCTACGGAAACCGACTTTTTCCGCGTGGCCAATGCCGAAGACACCAAGGTGGGCCAAAGCAAGAAAGCCACGGCTCAGGAAGTGGCCGAAGGTGGCTACAAAGGCCTGCTCAACGGCGACGCCCGGGTGCTGCCCACCTTCGGGGCCAAGATGAACTTTGCCTCCAGCGTGTTCTTCCCCGACTCCATGCTGGCCACCATGATGAACCTGCAGATGCAGCCGGAAAGCAAGTAG